The following coding sequences lie in one Haladaptatus sp. DJG-WS-42 genomic window:
- a CDS encoding GrpB family protein: MSQTPIIIAEYDPDWPAQFDAETTDIRDAIGDHIERVEHIGSTAVPNLPAKPIIDMLAGVASLEDAVECIEPLEKLGYEYVPSFEDVMPERRYFRKTVGGTRTHHLHMVETGREFWTRHLAFRNYLREHPAIADEYAALKRDLAEIHRNDIGAYTDGKDEFIHRIEREARTDS, translated from the coding sequence ATGAGCCAGACACCAATCATCATCGCCGAGTATGACCCCGACTGGCCAGCCCAATTCGACGCGGAAACCACCGACATACGTGACGCCATTGGCGACCACATAGAACGCGTCGAACACATCGGGAGCACGGCGGTTCCAAACCTCCCGGCGAAGCCCATCATCGACATGCTGGCCGGTGTTGCCTCGCTCGAAGACGCAGTCGAATGTATCGAACCACTCGAAAAACTCGGCTACGAGTACGTGCCATCGTTCGAGGACGTTATGCCGGAACGCCGGTATTTCCGGAAAACAGTGGGTGGAACGCGAACCCACCACCTACATATGGTCGAAACGGGACGCGAATTCTGGACGCGCCATCTCGCGTTCCGCAACTATCTCAGAGAACACCCAGCCATCGCAGACGAGTACGCCGCGTTGAAACGAGACCTTGCAGAAATCCATCGAAACGATATCGGCGCGTACACCGACGGTAAAGACGAGTTCATCCACCGTATCGAACGTGAGGCGCGCACCGATAGCTGA